In a single window of the Streptomyces sp. HUAS ZL42 genome:
- a CDS encoding cutinase family protein — MRIRLCLAALSLAGGAGLGTLSAPTATAAACTDIDVVAARGTFEPGTLGAIVGDPVYSALQKKLTGKNLSSYKVNYPADLSLTSAAQGNADLVNHVRSQASACPNQRFILVGYSQGANVVDNSIGISSDGAVVGSPIVATIPAALEPRVAAVLLFGNPIRALGKSVTGTYQSRTIDFCAKGDPICENGGGDVLAHLGYTADADAAAAFAAGKV, encoded by the coding sequence ATGCGTATCCGCTTGTGCCTCGCCGCGCTCTCGCTGGCCGGCGGGGCCGGACTGGGCACTCTCTCGGCACCCACGGCAACCGCCGCCGCCTGCACGGACATCGACGTCGTCGCCGCCCGCGGCACCTTCGAGCCGGGGACGCTCGGCGCGATCGTCGGCGACCCGGTGTATTCCGCCCTGCAGAAGAAACTGACGGGCAAGAACCTGTCCAGCTACAAGGTGAACTATCCCGCGGACCTTTCCCTCACCTCGGCGGCGCAGGGCAACGCGGACCTGGTGAACCACGTCAGGAGCCAGGCGTCCGCCTGCCCGAACCAGCGGTTCATTCTCGTCGGCTATTCGCAGGGCGCGAACGTCGTCGACAACTCCATCGGAATCAGCAGCGACGGCGCGGTCGTCGGCAGCCCCATCGTGGCCACGATTCCCGCGGCGCTGGAACCGAGGGTCGCCGCGGTGCTGCTGTTCGGCAATCCGATCCGGGCCCTCGGCAAGAGCGTCACCGGTACCTACCAGAGCCGCACCATCGACTTCTGCGCCAAGGGCGACCCCATCTGTGAGAACGGCGGGGGCGACGTCCTCGCGCACCTCGGCTACACCGCCGACGCGGACGCGGCGGCCGCCTTCGCCGCGGGCAAGGTCTGA
- a CDS encoding MFS transporter produces the protein MADGTDPRRWKALWVTLVAGFMSLLDVTIVAVALPSMQRDLHASAPAIQWVVSGYALAFALVLVTAGRVGDAIGRRRIFLMALTAFVACSAAAGAAPTITLLVVARLAQGVAAGCLAPQNSALIQQLFRGAERGRAFGLFGATVGISSAVGPVVGGLILMLADGPQGWRWIFYVNVPVGAIALVLGLRLLPKVAPGRGERLDLPGVALLGCGVLALMLPLVLAESGGVRRLWWLFLVGMALLVTFARWERRVASAHGQPLLDPRLVTATRGYAAGAAIATLYFVGFSGVWLVFALFFQNGEGYSPLRSGLAVTPFAIGSAAAAVVAGRLVERLGRLLTVCGLVAVAVGLGGAALVLRLGPDDTVMWLAAPALFVGGLGSGCVISPNVTMTLREVPVRMAGAAGGALQTGQRLGGAIGTAALPGLFYVALGTGDDYRSAVAVAVGSGIVPVLCALGLAVHDWLRDRGRRKRHCPPEVSHSHAHASQS, from the coding sequence ATGGCTGACGGCACCGATCCGCGGCGGTGGAAGGCGCTGTGGGTGACTCTGGTGGCCGGGTTCATGAGCCTGCTCGACGTGACGATCGTCGCCGTGGCCCTGCCGTCCATGCAACGCGATCTGCACGCGTCGGCGCCCGCCATCCAGTGGGTCGTTTCCGGCTACGCCCTCGCGTTCGCCCTGGTCCTGGTGACCGCGGGACGGGTGGGAGACGCGATCGGCAGACGCCGTATCTTCCTCATGGCGCTCACGGCCTTCGTGGCGTGCAGCGCGGCCGCGGGCGCGGCCCCCACGATCACACTGCTGGTCGTGGCCCGACTGGCCCAGGGCGTCGCCGCGGGGTGCCTCGCCCCGCAGAACTCCGCCCTGATCCAGCAGTTGTTCCGCGGCGCCGAGCGCGGCCGGGCGTTCGGCCTCTTCGGGGCCACCGTCGGTATCTCCAGTGCCGTCGGGCCCGTCGTGGGCGGGCTCATCCTCATGCTCGCCGACGGGCCACAGGGCTGGCGATGGATCTTCTACGTCAACGTCCCGGTCGGCGCGATCGCCCTCGTACTGGGACTGCGCCTGCTGCCCAAGGTGGCCCCCGGCCGCGGCGAGCGACTCGACCTGCCGGGCGTGGCACTGCTCGGCTGCGGAGTCCTGGCCCTCATGCTGCCCCTGGTCCTGGCGGAGTCCGGCGGTGTACGGCGGCTGTGGTGGCTCTTCCTCGTGGGCATGGCCCTTCTGGTGACCTTCGCACGGTGGGAGCGGCGCGTCGCCTCGGCCCATGGCCAACCGCTGCTCGATCCCCGGCTGGTCACGGCCACCCGCGGCTACGCCGCCGGTGCCGCCATCGCCACCCTCTACTTCGTGGGCTTCAGCGGCGTATGGCTGGTGTTCGCCCTCTTCTTCCAGAACGGGGAGGGCTATTCACCCCTGCGGTCCGGGCTGGCGGTGACCCCGTTCGCCATCGGGTCGGCCGCCGCCGCGGTGGTGGCCGGACGCCTGGTGGAGCGGCTGGGCCGGCTGCTGACCGTCTGCGGACTCGTCGCCGTGGCCGTGGGGCTGGGCGGGGCCGCGTTGGTCCTGCGCCTCGGACCGGACGACACCGTGATGTGGCTCGCGGCCCCCGCCCTGTTCGTGGGCGGTCTGGGCAGCGGCTGCGTGATCTCCCCCAACGTCACCATGACCTTGCGTGAGGTGCCGGTGCGGATGGCGGGCGCGGCGGGAGGCGCACTGCAGACGGGACAGAGGCTCGGCGGAGCGATCGGCACGGCCGCCCTGCCCGGGCTGTTCTACGTGGCGCTCGGCACCGGCGACGACTACCGTTCCGCGGTCGCGGTCGCCGTGGGCTCCGGCATCGTGCCGGTGCTCTGCGCACTCGGGCTGGCGGTGCACGACTGGCTGCGCGACCGCGGTCGGCGAAAACGGCACTGCCCGCCCGAGGTGTCCCACAGCCATGCGCACGCCAGTCAGAGCTGA
- a CDS encoding FAD-dependent monooxygenase — protein MTDSRTTDVLIAGAGPVGLSAAAELRRYGVRCRLVDRLPARLPYAKAVGIQPRTLEIWDRMGLARTVLESAAVLRGQLTYVNGRERARIDLSLPPEVPYGFAALPQYETERILEEYVAGLGTVIERGTELLSFTQDEDGVTARLRTASGAEEEVRAGHLIGCDGAHSVVRKGLGLSFEGAAFAEEYMLGDVEADWDVPHGYGVRSSHRAEDGSTDDVLVCIPLPGRGRYRMSMLVPPELSTRATGRGAEQGDGVAHGLEGGRAPQLSHLQAVVDRLAPRPAVLSRLRWSSVFRISHRIVDRYADGRVFVAGDAAHIHPPTGAQGMNTGIQDACNLAWKLALVVRGEAGPALLASYDAERRPVGEEVVGRTVRHATRGMEADPDDPRTLMLREAQLLVGYRGGPLSGTPYGPPDAPQPGDRAPDCAGLTAPVAAYPLRLLDVLRGRTGHVVLLYAAHLADLAQAARTPPGTAVRTVAVLAREAAPSAADILAVPAYRDAAGEFARLYRPEGPTGFVVRPDGYLAARFPLTGIAEALSGHLTTLVPG, from the coding sequence GTGACGGACAGCCGTACAACCGACGTACTGATCGCGGGCGCCGGCCCGGTGGGCCTGAGCGCGGCTGCCGAGCTTCGACGGTACGGAGTGCGCTGCCGTCTCGTCGACCGGCTGCCGGCCCGGCTCCCGTATGCCAAGGCGGTCGGCATCCAGCCGCGCACGCTGGAGATCTGGGACCGGATGGGTCTGGCCCGCACCGTCCTGGAGAGCGCCGCTGTCCTGCGCGGACAGCTCACCTATGTCAACGGCCGGGAACGGGCGCGGATCGATCTCTCGCTGCCGCCCGAGGTGCCGTACGGATTCGCCGCGCTGCCGCAGTACGAGACCGAGCGCATCCTCGAGGAGTACGTCGCCGGTCTGGGAACGGTGATCGAACGCGGCACCGAACTGCTGTCGTTCACGCAGGACGAGGACGGGGTCACCGCCCGGCTGCGGACCGCCTCCGGCGCGGAGGAGGAGGTGCGGGCCGGCCATCTGATCGGCTGCGACGGAGCGCACAGCGTCGTCCGCAAGGGGCTGGGCCTCAGTTTCGAGGGCGCGGCATTCGCCGAGGAGTACATGCTGGGGGATGTCGAGGCCGACTGGGACGTGCCGCACGGATACGGCGTGCGGTCCAGCCATCGCGCCGAGGACGGCTCCACGGACGATGTGCTGGTCTGCATCCCGCTGCCCGGCAGGGGCCGCTACCGCATGTCGATGCTGGTCCCGCCCGAACTCTCCACACGGGCGACCGGCCGGGGAGCCGAGCAGGGTGACGGTGTGGCGCACGGCCTGGAGGGCGGCCGTGCCCCGCAGCTGTCGCACCTCCAGGCCGTCGTCGACCGCCTCGCGCCCAGGCCGGCCGTCCTCTCCCGGTTGCGCTGGTCCTCCGTCTTCCGAATCAGTCACCGCATCGTCGACCGCTACGCCGACGGACGTGTCTTCGTCGCGGGCGACGCCGCCCACATCCACCCGCCCACCGGTGCCCAGGGCATGAACACCGGCATTCAGGACGCCTGCAACCTGGCCTGGAAACTCGCGCTCGTCGTGCGCGGGGAGGCCGGGCCTGCCCTGCTCGCCAGCTACGACGCCGAGCGCCGCCCGGTCGGGGAGGAGGTCGTCGGCCGGACGGTGCGGCACGCCACGCGCGGCATGGAGGCGGATCCCGACGACCCGCGGACCCTGATGCTCCGCGAGGCCCAGCTGCTCGTCGGCTACCGGGGCGGCCCGCTCTCCGGCACGCCGTACGGCCCGCCCGACGCGCCCCAGCCCGGCGACCGGGCCCCCGACTGCGCCGGGCTGACCGCCCCCGTGGCCGCCTACCCGTTGCGCCTCCTCGACGTCCTGCGCGGGCGCACAGGACACGTGGTGCTGCTGTACGCGGCCCACCTCGCGGACCTGGCCCAGGCCGCCCGCACGCCCCCCGGGACCGCTGTTCGGACCGTCGCCGTGCTCGCCCGCGAAGCCGCTCCGAGCGCCGCCGACATCCTCGCCGTCCCCGCCTACCGGGACGCCGCCGGGGAGTTCGCCCGGCTCTACCGCCCCGAAGGGCCCACCGGCTTCGTCGTACGCCCGGACGGCTACCTCGCCGCACGCTTCCCCCTCACCGGTATCGCGGAGGCCCTGTCCGGCCACCTCACGACGTTGGTACCGGGGTGA
- a CDS encoding alpha/beta hydrolase translates to MSPRTPAVSRRTVTKAAAAASLAVLFGATAATGRARAATRLGPRTIDVSVSSAALGRSAPVRLILPSSFDTRPGRTYPVLYLLHGAHDDYTSWTRETDIEAFTAGRDLIVAMPDAGPTGIPTAWRSGPNYEAFQLQEVPALLARDYRASGVRAVAGVSTGGYGAMAHAARHPGMFTAAASYSGILDTTAPGVPTLMDAIVARENLAPLSLWGNPVLNLLTWRDFNPRARAEGLRGTDLYVSGGSGVAGGTGDWLPEALESALWLSAHSFTGTLARLRIPVTAHYYAGGGHSWEYWKREFTASWPMLAGALGLPE, encoded by the coding sequence ATGTCCCCCCGCACCCCCGCAGTGTCCCGACGCACCGTCACCAAGGCCGCGGCGGCCGCCTCGTTGGCCGTCCTGTTCGGGGCCACGGCCGCCACCGGCCGTGCCCGGGCTGCGACCCGGCTCGGACCGCGCACCATCGACGTGTCGGTGTCCTCCGCCGCCCTGGGCCGCAGCGCGCCGGTGCGGCTGATCCTGCCGTCGTCCTTCGACACCCGGCCCGGGCGGACCTACCCCGTCCTCTACCTGCTGCACGGCGCCCACGACGACTACACGTCCTGGACCCGGGAGACGGACATCGAGGCCTTCACCGCGGGCCGGGACCTGATCGTGGCGATGCCGGACGCCGGTCCCACCGGCATTCCCACCGCGTGGCGCAGCGGCCCGAACTACGAAGCCTTCCAGCTGCAGGAAGTCCCGGCACTGCTCGCACGCGACTACCGGGCCTCCGGCGTCCGGGCCGTGGCCGGGGTCTCCACCGGCGGATACGGCGCCATGGCACACGCGGCACGCCACCCGGGCATGTTCACCGCGGCGGCCTCCTACAGCGGCATCCTCGACACCACCGCACCCGGCGTGCCCACCCTCATGGACGCCATCGTGGCCCGCGAGAACCTGGCGCCCCTCTCCCTCTGGGGCAATCCCGTCCTGAACCTCCTCACCTGGCGCGACTTCAATCCACGGGCCCGCGCGGAAGGGCTACGGGGCACCGACCTGTACGTCTCCGGCGGCAGCGGGGTGGCCGGCGGCACCGGTGACTGGCTCCCCGAGGCGCTGGAGAGCGCCCTGTGGCTCTCCGCGCACAGCTTCACCGGCACCCTCGCCCGGCTGCGGATCCCGGTGACCGCCCACTACTACGCGGGCGGAGGGCACAGCTGGGAGTACTGGAAGCGGGAGTTCACCGCGTCCTGGCCGATGCTCGCCGGTGCGCTGGGACTGCCGGAGTGA
- a CDS encoding PucR family transcriptional regulator, which yields MAVPTPHGVPTGTAVPHVPPDLAELLRARLEEVADEVEEEVRRQVPEYARPADGTYRRNLRAGVVMALTLFVDHIADPRGQGDAIAATYYELGRGEALEGRSLDALQSAVRIGGLHAWRLMGRTAEELGLDSTVVAALGELAFRTVHEVAEAAAAGYAEAQLRSTDELERRRGRLLDLLLGDGPVSLETVQDLAHGARWSVPRHVAVVALAATPDQRDEDRPLVGAGALVDMESRPPRMLVPDPDGSGRFGGRAFALALRGRPAAVGPTVPLTAAAQSLRWAVRALGLMGRGILPRQGVVRCADHLSTLLLHSDEPLLAQLQSHALAPLDAVSEGQRARLAETLLAWLLSGSNVPDVAARLHIHPQTVRYRLRQLEKLFGDALHDPGIRLDLILALRAEALRDQETLTT from the coding sequence ATGGCCGTCCCCACCCCCCACGGCGTGCCCACCGGCACGGCAGTCCCCCATGTTCCGCCCGATCTGGCCGAGTTGCTGCGCGCCCGGCTCGAGGAGGTCGCCGACGAGGTGGAGGAGGAGGTCCGCAGACAGGTTCCCGAGTACGCGCGCCCGGCCGACGGGACCTACCGCCGCAACCTCCGAGCCGGGGTGGTGATGGCGCTGACCCTGTTCGTCGACCACATCGCCGACCCGCGCGGCCAGGGCGACGCGATCGCGGCGACGTACTACGAACTCGGGCGCGGCGAGGCCCTGGAGGGCCGCAGCCTGGACGCACTGCAGTCGGCAGTGCGCATCGGCGGGCTGCACGCCTGGCGGCTGATGGGCCGTACTGCGGAGGAACTCGGGCTGGACTCCACGGTCGTGGCCGCGCTGGGCGAGCTCGCGTTCCGGACCGTGCACGAGGTGGCCGAGGCGGCGGCGGCCGGTTATGCGGAGGCGCAGCTGCGCAGCACGGACGAGCTGGAGCGGCGCCGCGGGCGCCTGCTCGACCTGCTGCTGGGCGACGGGCCGGTGTCCCTGGAGACCGTGCAGGACCTGGCGCACGGCGCCCGCTGGTCGGTGCCGCGGCACGTCGCCGTCGTGGCGCTCGCAGCCACCCCGGATCAACGCGACGAGGACCGGCCCCTGGTGGGGGCAGGCGCGCTCGTGGACATGGAGTCACGGCCACCGCGAATGCTGGTCCCCGATCCGGACGGCTCGGGCCGCTTCGGCGGACGGGCGTTCGCCCTCGCCCTGCGCGGCCGGCCGGCCGCTGTCGGCCCGACGGTCCCGCTCACCGCGGCCGCGCAGTCGCTGCGCTGGGCCGTCCGTGCCCTGGGGCTGATGGGGCGCGGGATCCTGCCCCGGCAGGGTGTGGTGCGGTGCGCCGACCACCTGTCGACCCTGCTGCTGCACAGCGACGAACCGCTCCTCGCCCAGCTGCAGTCACACGCCCTCGCCCCGCTCGACGCGGTCTCCGAGGGGCAGCGCGCCCGGCTCGCCGAGACACTGCTGGCCTGGCTGCTCAGCGGCAGCAACGTGCCCGATGTCGCCGCCCGGCTCCACATCCACCCGCAGACGGTCCGCTACCGGCTGCGCCAGCTGGAAAAGCTCTTCGGCGACGCCCTGCACGACCCCGGCATCCGTCTGGACCTCATTCTGGCCCTGCGCGCCGAAGCATTGCGGGACCAGGAAACACTCACCACGTAA
- a CDS encoding diacylglycerol kinase family protein produces the protein MGPTQSERLHRRQSWAARGALVAAASAALLPLVQGGLSGLLLLGAGLAGLAVTVAALWWVLSRRGAVRAAAILLAIATPLAVVVLFASLNLLWVIAVSGLLWFGAVWSGRYALRSTGLRPVRVKEYRTPPPKRPFLILNPRSGGGKVEKFSLREKAERLGARVVVLDPERHQDVTALARAAVADGADLLGVAGGDGTQALVAAVAAEHGLPFLVISAGTRNHFAMDLGLDRDDPSTCLDALTDGVELRVDLCFADDRPFVNNASFGAYGVVVQSPGYRDDKVGTALQLLPDLLSRQRGPRLTARADGVTFTDPQAVLVSNNPYRIDDPFGFGRRQRLNTGRLGVLAVKVDSAVEAAELLLDPRSFGLSTAHEVVIDADEPQVDVGLDGEALTLPTPVRCRIERRALRVRVPRERPGVPDLPPRLDWRRLRKLAAAVGRTAVPGRSGRGRRPPL, from the coding sequence GTGGGACCGACACAGAGTGAGCGGCTGCATCGCCGGCAGAGCTGGGCGGCCAGAGGCGCCCTGGTGGCCGCGGCCTCGGCTGCGTTGCTTCCTCTCGTCCAGGGCGGTCTGAGCGGCCTCCTGCTTCTGGGCGCGGGCCTCGCGGGCCTCGCGGTCACCGTGGCCGCACTGTGGTGGGTGCTGTCCCGTCGCGGAGCGGTGCGGGCGGCAGCGATCCTGCTGGCGATCGCCACCCCGCTCGCCGTAGTGGTGCTGTTCGCAAGCCTGAACCTGCTCTGGGTGATCGCCGTCTCCGGACTGCTGTGGTTCGGGGCGGTGTGGAGCGGCCGGTACGCACTGCGCAGCACGGGCCTGCGGCCGGTACGGGTCAAGGAATACCGCACGCCGCCCCCGAAGCGCCCCTTCCTGATCCTCAACCCGCGCTCCGGCGGAGGGAAGGTCGAGAAGTTCTCCCTGCGGGAAAAGGCCGAGAGGCTCGGTGCCCGGGTCGTCGTGCTCGACCCGGAGCGGCACCAGGACGTCACCGCCCTCGCACGAGCCGCCGTGGCGGACGGAGCGGACCTCCTCGGCGTCGCGGGCGGCGACGGGACACAGGCACTGGTCGCGGCCGTGGCCGCGGAGCACGGCCTGCCGTTCCTCGTGATCTCGGCCGGTACCCGCAACCACTTCGCGATGGACCTGGGCCTCGACCGAGACGACCCCTCCACCTGCCTCGACGCCCTCACCGACGGCGTGGAACTCCGTGTGGACCTGTGCTTCGCCGACGACCGTCCGTTCGTCAACAACGCCTCGTTCGGGGCGTACGGCGTGGTCGTCCAGAGCCCGGGCTACCGCGACGACAAGGTGGGTACGGCCCTGCAGTTGCTGCCCGACCTGCTCTCCCGCCAGCGCGGTCCGCGCCTGACCGCCCGCGCCGACGGTGTCACGTTCACCGATCCGCAGGCCGTCCTGGTGAGCAACAACCCCTACCGGATCGACGACCCCTTCGGCTTCGGACGACGTCAGCGGCTCAACACCGGAAGACTGGGCGTCCTCGCGGTGAAGGTCGACAGCGCCGTCGAGGCTGCCGAACTGCTGCTGGATCCGCGAAGCTTCGGGCTGTCGACGGCTCATGAGGTGGTCATCGACGCCGACGAGCCGCAAGTGGACGTGGGTCTCGACGGCGAGGCCCTGACCCTGCCCACTCCCGTCCGCTGCCGCATCGAGCGCCGTGCCCTGCGCGTGCGGGTCCCCCGTGAACGCCCCGGCGTCCCCGACCTGCCACCCCGCCTGGACTGGCGCCGCCTGCGCAAGCTCGCGGCGGCGGTGGGCCGTACGGCGGTACCCGGCCGCTCCGGTCGTGGCCGGCGGCCTCCTCTTTGA
- a CDS encoding molybdenum cofactor biosysynthesis protein — protein sequence MTEVEVVQLLVSPAHRCAGRPSEGAAAAPADELVSEVEVRRGLGLVGDRYFARPAHRNAAVTIMAAESLPLDIDPSGDLRQTRRNILLRGIDIDSCVGSTIALDSGTGPVTFAVNRPARPCAWMDVTLGPGAQRALRGKGGVRCTPLSDGVITLGTATFRVVGEPGPGGTGHQL from the coding sequence ATGACCGAGGTGGAAGTCGTCCAGCTGCTGGTGTCACCCGCACACCGATGTGCCGGGCGCCCCTCGGAGGGGGCGGCCGCCGCTCCGGCCGACGAGCTGGTGTCGGAGGTGGAGGTGCGCCGGGGCCTCGGGCTGGTCGGTGACCGCTACTTCGCCCGGCCCGCCCACCGGAACGCGGCGGTCACCATCATGGCCGCGGAGAGCCTCCCCCTGGACATCGATCCGTCCGGCGATCTCCGGCAGACCCGCCGGAACATCCTGCTGCGGGGCATCGACATCGATTCCTGCGTCGGCTCGACGATCGCCCTCGACTCCGGTACCGGGCCCGTGACGTTCGCGGTGAACCGTCCGGCCCGGCCGTGCGCGTGGATGGACGTCACCCTCGGCCCTGGTGCGCAGCGCGCCCTGCGCGGCAAGGGCGGTGTGCGCTGCACACCTCTCTCGGACGGGGTGATCACTCTCGGAACGGCGACGTTCCGCGTCGTCGGCGAGCCGGGTCCCGGCGGCACCGGGCATCAGCTCTGA
- a CDS encoding SpoIIE family protein phosphatase produces the protein MARAEPPPTAVGRPDSGPPQGVPSQPSGLLDLLGVTAVLLDADGRIVLWSPQAEELYGYTSAEALGQYAVRLMVHKEHWDWVIKTFGGVMETGRSWAGTFPIRCKDGSTRLVELRSMRLQNDRGEFYALGLGIDSRTLRELERDVALSTRLISQSPIGVAIFDTDLRYVAVNPALERIHGLPAAEHLARPYRDVMSAPEFAEVEAAMRQVLKTGVPLVDRSPVVGRSEADPDHKHAWSVSVYRLEDTQGRVLGVAELAVDVTERYHSALEATETRRRLALIADGSARIGTTLEVGQTARELAEVTVPAFGDVVAVDVLDSVLAERQPASREGPTLFRALAVKAAYRTDAALATDPPGHVAAYDADRLASRCVRTGRPILVGHADGNDLTAIARDEHGATLLARAGAHSYMAVPLTARGTVLGFMGLTRARDPRPFDEDDLAIATELASRAAVCIDNARAHQSVRNAAETLQRSLLPDPPPRLPGLQVASRYLPAQAAYEVGGDWYDVLPLDGDKTALVVGDVMGSGIEAAAAMGRLRTATTAFADLDLEPAQVLQHLDTTTSRLEQYIATCIYAAYDPHRGECHIANAGHLPPVLVADGRPPRLLTLPTGTPLGVGGVPFETTTIAFGPGDQLVLYTDGLVETRQDPLDARLDTLLHLLDTPRAPLEETCDRLLHTLRHPEDHDDVALLIACGTDVNAG, from the coding sequence ATGGCAAGAGCCGAACCGCCTCCCACGGCCGTCGGCCGACCGGACTCCGGTCCGCCGCAGGGCGTGCCCTCCCAGCCGAGCGGGCTGCTGGACCTCCTCGGCGTCACAGCGGTGCTGCTGGACGCGGACGGACGGATCGTGCTGTGGAGCCCGCAGGCCGAGGAGCTGTACGGCTACACCTCCGCGGAAGCCCTCGGACAGTACGCAGTGCGACTGATGGTGCACAAGGAGCACTGGGACTGGGTGATCAAGACGTTCGGCGGGGTCATGGAGACCGGCCGGAGCTGGGCGGGCACCTTCCCCATCCGCTGCAAGGACGGCAGCACACGGCTGGTGGAACTGCGCAGCATGCGGCTGCAGAACGACCGCGGCGAGTTCTACGCCCTCGGGCTCGGCATCGACTCCCGCACACTGCGGGAGCTGGAGCGGGACGTCGCCCTGTCGACACGGCTGATCTCCCAGTCCCCCATCGGCGTGGCGATCTTCGACACCGACCTCAGGTACGTCGCCGTCAACCCCGCGCTCGAGCGCATCCACGGTCTTCCCGCCGCGGAGCATCTGGCCCGCCCCTATCGCGACGTCATGAGCGCTCCCGAGTTCGCGGAGGTCGAGGCCGCGATGCGGCAGGTCCTCAAGACCGGGGTCCCACTGGTCGACCGGTCCCCCGTCGTCGGCCGCAGCGAGGCGGACCCCGACCACAAGCACGCCTGGTCCGTCTCGGTCTACCGGCTGGAGGACACTCAGGGGCGTGTGCTCGGCGTGGCCGAACTTGCCGTGGACGTCACCGAGCGCTACCACTCGGCTCTGGAAGCCACCGAGACACGCCGGCGTCTGGCCCTGATCGCCGACGGCTCCGCCCGCATCGGCACCACCCTGGAGGTGGGACAGACGGCCCGGGAGCTGGCCGAGGTCACCGTTCCCGCCTTCGGCGACGTGGTCGCCGTCGACGTCCTCGACTCCGTGCTTGCCGAGCGCCAGCCCGCCTCCCGCGAGGGCCCGACGCTCTTCCGCGCCCTCGCGGTGAAGGCCGCCTACCGCACCGACGCCGCCCTCGCCACCGATCCTCCCGGCCACGTCGCCGCCTACGACGCCGACCGCCTGGCCTCCCGGTGCGTGCGCACCGGACGGCCCATCCTGGTCGGCCACGCCGACGGAAACGACCTGACGGCCATCGCCCGCGACGAGCACGGTGCCACGCTGCTGGCCCGCGCCGGCGCGCACTCCTACATGGCCGTCCCCCTCACCGCACGCGGCACCGTCCTCGGCTTCATGGGCCTCACCCGCGCCCGCGATCCACGGCCCTTCGACGAGGACGACCTCGCCATCGCCACCGAACTGGCCTCCCGCGCCGCGGTGTGCATCGACAACGCCCGAGCGCACCAGAGCGTGCGCAACGCCGCCGAGACCCTGCAGCGCAGCCTGCTCCCCGACCCCCCGCCCCGCCTGCCCGGCCTGCAGGTCGCCTCCCGCTACCTGCCCGCACAGGCCGCCTACGAGGTCGGCGGCGACTGGTACGACGTGCTCCCTCTCGACGGCGACAAGACCGCCCTCGTCGTGGGCGACGTCATGGGCAGCGGCATCGAGGCCGCCGCCGCCATGGGCCGCCTGCGCACCGCCACGACCGCCTTCGCCGACCTGGACCTCGAGCCCGCCCAGGTCCTGCAGCACCTCGACACGACCACATCGCGCCTGGAGCAGTACATCGCCACCTGCATCTACGCCGCCTACGACCCGCACCGCGGCGAATGCCACATCGCCAACGCCGGCCACCTGCCCCCCGTCCTCGTCGCCGACGGCCGGCCGCCGCGTCTTCTCACCCTGCCGACGGGCACCCCACTCGGCGTCGGCGGCGTCCCCTTCGAAACCACCACCATCGCCTTCGGCCCCGGCGACCAGCTGGTCCTCTACACCGACGGTCTGGTCGAAACCCGCCAAGACCCCCTCGACGCGCGCCTAGACACCCTCCTCCACCTCCTCGACACCCCACGCGCCCCCTTGGAGGAAACCTGCGACCGGCTCCTCCACACGCTCCGGCACCCCGAGGACCACGACGACGTCGCCCTGCTGATCGCCTGCGGCACGGACGTGAACGCCGGGTGA
- a CDS encoding SMP-30/gluconolactonase/LRE family protein, which translates to MARSLTRRRLIGTAAAALGGAALAGPSASDAQAASGASWPDTIATPPGFQPEGIAIGPGAVAYTGSLLDGSIYGVELATGRGRIIRQGQGPISVGLKVDPYGRLLVAGGDSGEVRVVDRRDGRLLASWRAQTGTTFVNDVVVGCGGAWFTDSFNDVLFHLPLRPSLPSASPLRRLPLGGAWAPTPPGGEYWGANGIALTPDHQALLVVNDNVSALYRVDPRSGQATATALDSGPVSNGDGLVVHGRALYVVRNWSYAIDVFRLSDDGTRGTFVKRITDPRFDEPTTAAVHGDRLYVVNARFDSDWSDPTTSSTVVSVPL; encoded by the coding sequence GTGGCACGCTCCTTGACTCGTCGCCGCCTCATCGGCACCGCCGCTGCCGCGCTCGGTGGCGCAGCCCTCGCCGGGCCGTCGGCTTCCGATGCGCAGGCCGCCTCGGGCGCGTCCTGGCCCGACACGATCGCCACCCCGCCCGGCTTCCAGCCCGAGGGGATCGCCATCGGCCCCGGGGCCGTGGCCTACACGGGCTCACTGCTCGACGGCTCGATCTACGGGGTCGAACTGGCCACGGGACGCGGCCGGATCATCCGGCAGGGACAGGGGCCGATATCGGTCGGCCTGAAGGTCGATCCGTACGGCAGACTGCTCGTCGCCGGGGGCGACAGCGGTGAGGTCCGCGTCGTCGACCGGCGCGACGGCCGTCTGCTGGCATCCTGGCGGGCGCAGACCGGCACGACCTTCGTGAACGACGTCGTCGTGGGCTGCGGCGGGGCGTGGTTCACCGACTCGTTCAACGACGTCCTGTTCCACCTGCCCCTGCGCCCGTCCCTGCCGAGCGCCTCCCCGCTGCGCCGACTGCCGCTCGGCGGCGCCTGGGCGCCCACACCGCCCGGCGGAGAGTACTGGGGCGCCAACGGCATCGCACTGACCCCGGACCACCAAGCGTTGCTGGTCGTGAACGACAACGTGTCGGCGCTCTACCGTGTCGACCCACGCAGCGGACAGGCCACCGCGACCGCCCTGGACAGCGGGCCGGTCAGCAACGGCGACGGCCTCGTGGTCCACGGCCGCGCACTGTACGTCGTACGCAACTGGTCCTACGCCATCGATGTGTTCAGGCTCAGTGACGACGGCACCCGCGGAACGTTCGTCAAGCGCATCACCGACCCCCGCTTCGACGAACCCACCACGGCAGCCGTCCACGGCGACCGTCTCTACGTCGTCAACGCCCGGTTCGACTCGGACTGGTCGGACCCGACGACGTCGTCGACCGTCGTCAGCGTTCCGCTGTAG